The Streptomyces europaeiscabiei genome window below encodes:
- a CDS encoding glycosyltransferase family 4 protein has translation MQLSPSDPPSRVLHLTQPVDGGVARVVTDLVRAQLADGLHATVACPDGPLAPGLRALGADVRHWAATRSPGPTLVSEVRRLRRILDDVRPDLVHAHSAKAGLAGRLAVRGRVPTVFQPHAWSFEAVGGAMAALALGWERTGARWAARVVCVSEAERVTGERAGVRARWTVIPNGVDAGRFHPAAVDAVRAGIPLLSGVDPAAPLVVCVGRLCRQKGQDVLLAAWDSVLRRVPGARLVLVGDGPEGERLRALAPEGVLFAGGVADAVPWYQAADLVVLPSRWEGMALAPLEAMACGRPVVLTDVDGARESLPPGQEPVPVEDPAALAGAVARLLCDPLLRESLGHQGRHHVLTTHDVRHTNEAVAGVYRELLGGADGRRGKATECRESIHT, from the coding sequence ATGCAACTGTCACCATCCGACCCTCCGTCGCGGGTCCTGCATCTCACCCAGCCGGTCGACGGCGGCGTGGCCCGTGTCGTGACGGACCTGGTGCGGGCTCAGCTCGCCGACGGCCTGCACGCCACGGTGGCCTGCCCCGACGGCCCGCTCGCCCCGGGCCTGCGCGCGCTCGGCGCGGACGTACGGCACTGGGCGGCCACCCGGTCGCCGGGGCCCACCCTCGTGTCCGAGGTGCGCCGGCTGCGGCGGATCCTCGACGACGTACGGCCCGACCTGGTGCACGCGCACAGCGCGAAGGCCGGGCTGGCGGGCCGGCTAGCCGTGCGGGGGCGCGTACCGACCGTGTTCCAGCCGCACGCCTGGTCGTTCGAGGCGGTGGGCGGCGCGATGGCGGCGCTGGCGCTCGGATGGGAGCGAACGGGGGCGCGCTGGGCCGCGCGGGTGGTGTGCGTCAGCGAGGCCGAACGGGTCACCGGGGAGCGGGCCGGGGTTCGGGCGCGGTGGACGGTGATCCCCAACGGGGTCGACGCGGGGCGCTTCCACCCCGCCGCCGTCGACGCCGTACGCGCCGGGATCCCGCTGCTCTCCGGGGTCGATCCGGCCGCACCGCTGGTGGTGTGCGTGGGACGGCTGTGCCGGCAGAAGGGGCAGGACGTGCTCCTCGCGGCGTGGGACTCGGTGCTGCGGCGGGTGCCGGGGGCGCGTCTGGTGTTGGTCGGGGACGGGCCGGAGGGCGAGCGGCTGCGGGCCCTGGCCCCCGAGGGTGTGCTGTTCGCCGGGGGTGTCGCGGACGCGGTGCCCTGGTACCAGGCCGCCGATCTGGTCGTACTGCCGTCGCGGTGGGAGGGCATGGCGCTGGCGCCGCTGGAGGCCATGGCGTGCGGGCGGCCGGTCGTGCTCACCGATGTGGACGGGGCCCGCGAGAGTCTGCCGCCCGGCCAGGAGCCGGTGCCCGTCGAGGACCCCGCCGCGCTCGCCGGGGCCGTCGCCCGTCTGCTGTGCGATCCGCTGCTGCGCGAGTCGCTCGGCCACCAGGGCCGCCATCACGTACTGACCACGCACGACGTGCGGCACACGAACGAGGCCGTCGCGGGCGTGTACCGCGAACTGCTCGGCGGTGCGGACGGCCGGCGCGGGAAAGCCACCGAGTGCAGGGAGTCCATCCACACGTGA
- a CDS encoding exopolysaccharide biosynthesis polyprenyl glycosylphosphotransferase gives MTAERTESTVASPGGQQREFGGSSVSVVPPRGTVGGLALPSGRRPVARPPSGLPLLTVDGGAALLAVLALTGDTTPGRPLMAAVLALAVVLLNTRARLYRPPAVPAVLDELPAVCGRIVLGWCVLGAGVAAHSPDHALAAHELALGCALQSAAACVGRGTVHWHRRRALVRRPGAALVVGPAATAQRVAAAFLRHPGCGIRPVGVVADHAAGTEGLPVLTTTEEVRRAAVQNGVQAVLVVGSRVERASLLQTLEDGGCALWEVDAESPSYDRDGSTELLAGFACRRLELTRTHEAFGKRLLDVTVSGALLLLVSPLLLVCAVALRMGDGPGVVFRQERIGRDGLPFTLLKFRTHRPADAHEAATRWSVANEQEMGWFCRFLRRSSLDELLQLWNVLRGDMSLVGPRPERPYFVAKFGQTYAGYAARHRMRTGITGLAQVTGLRGDTSIEDRARFDNAYIDNWSLWQDFCILVRTAAALVRPTGS, from the coding sequence GTGACTGCGGAACGTACGGAAAGTACCGTTGCCTCCCCCGGTGGACAGCAACGCGAGTTCGGCGGCTCGTCCGTCTCGGTGGTCCCGCCGCGCGGGACCGTCGGCGGCCTGGCCCTCCCGTCCGGGCGGCGCCCCGTCGCCCGGCCTCCCTCGGGACTGCCGCTGCTCACGGTGGACGGCGGCGCGGCCCTGCTCGCGGTGCTGGCGCTCACCGGCGACACGACTCCCGGGCGGCCGCTGATGGCCGCCGTCCTGGCACTGGCCGTGGTGCTGCTGAACACCCGGGCGCGCCTCTACCGGCCGCCCGCCGTGCCCGCCGTGCTCGACGAACTGCCTGCCGTGTGCGGGCGGATCGTGCTCGGCTGGTGCGTGCTCGGCGCCGGTGTGGCCGCGCACTCCCCCGACCACGCGCTCGCCGCCCACGAACTGGCCCTCGGCTGCGCCCTGCAGTCGGCGGCGGCCTGTGTCGGCCGGGGCACGGTGCACTGGCACCGACGCCGGGCACTCGTCAGACGTCCCGGCGCGGCCCTGGTGGTGGGCCCGGCGGCGACCGCGCAGCGCGTGGCCGCCGCGTTCCTGCGCCACCCGGGGTGCGGCATCCGGCCCGTCGGTGTGGTCGCGGACCATGCGGCCGGGACCGAGGGCCTGCCCGTGCTGACCACCACCGAGGAGGTGCGGCGGGCGGCCGTCCAGAACGGCGTCCAGGCCGTGCTCGTCGTCGGCTCCCGCGTCGAGCGCGCCTCGCTGCTCCAGACGTTGGAGGACGGCGGCTGTGCTCTGTGGGAGGTGGACGCCGAGTCCCCCTCGTACGACCGGGACGGTTCGACCGAGCTGCTCGCCGGGTTCGCCTGCCGTCGGCTGGAACTGACCAGGACGCACGAAGCCTTCGGCAAGCGACTGCTGGACGTGACCGTGTCCGGGGCGCTGCTGCTGCTGGTGAGCCCGCTGCTGCTGGTGTGCGCGGTGGCGCTGCGGATGGGCGACGGGCCCGGGGTGGTGTTCCGGCAGGAGCGGATCGGGCGGGACGGGCTGCCGTTCACGCTGCTGAAGTTCCGCACCCACCGCCCGGCCGACGCGCACGAGGCGGCGACCCGGTGGAGCGTGGCGAACGAGCAGGAGATGGGCTGGTTCTGCCGCTTCCTGCGGCGCAGCTCGCTGGACGAACTGCTGCAGCTGTGGAACGTGCTGCGCGGCGACATGAGCCTGGTCGGCCCGCGCCCCGAACGGCCCTACTTCGTGGCCAAGTTCGGGCAGACCTACGCGGGTTACGCGGCACGGCACCGGATGCGGACCGGGATCACCGGGCTGGCCCAGGTCACCGGGTTGCGCGGCGACACCTCCATCGAGGACCGGGCCCGCTTCGACAACGCCTACATCGACAACTGGTCGCTGTGGCAGGACTTCTGCATCCTCGTGCGCACTGCCGCCGCGCTCGTCCGTCCGACGGGAAGCTGA
- a CDS encoding O-antigen ligase family protein, which produces MRAAAPVLPVVAVVAALALPITQGAEGGAITADVVSGLLVLWCAVRLLRDRRRPLTRTTAVVLGLPVLGLALAAAGASDPGAGVEGLGRYLQIFVLVPMAVLLCIRNRSDFRVVAWSFVGLALWQGAVGVHQFATGTGASYSGENIRAVGTFGAGDVMGMATVVSFGLVCAVGLALAPATAKQRAWALACSALLVLPLAVSFSRGAWIATAAACGLQVVLAGLRRAVVVFAAVAAVCVVLVGGLGIGSAMLQDRISSITQVADAPDQSVIDRYTMWAAAADMWRERPLTGVGLKGFPEHRDGHASLALSSGSDIAGAGTTYQKQPLLSPHNMYLLVLSEQGLIGLLTLAGSWLALAVCGVRNLARVRRGDGTGGLDCGLAACGLIVWVLVDFVYADIGGPTTVLTAVCFGLVAWWALADRTATGAAPVGAVASRVPEEAGAR; this is translated from the coding sequence CTGCGCGCTGCGGCGCCCGTCCTGCCCGTGGTCGCCGTGGTCGCCGCGCTCGCGCTGCCGATCACACAGGGCGCCGAGGGCGGGGCGATCACCGCCGACGTCGTCTCCGGGCTGCTGGTGCTGTGGTGCGCCGTACGGCTGCTGCGGGACCGGCGGCGCCCCCTGACCCGTACGACGGCGGTGGTCCTGGGGCTGCCGGTGCTCGGACTCGCGCTGGCTGCGGCCGGGGCGAGCGACCCCGGGGCCGGGGTCGAGGGGCTCGGCCGGTACCTCCAGATCTTCGTGCTGGTGCCGATGGCCGTGCTGCTCTGCATCCGGAACCGGTCCGACTTCCGGGTGGTGGCCTGGTCGTTCGTGGGGCTCGCGCTGTGGCAGGGCGCCGTCGGTGTGCACCAGTTCGCCACCGGGACCGGGGCCAGTTACTCCGGTGAGAACATCCGGGCCGTCGGAACCTTCGGGGCCGGGGACGTCATGGGGATGGCGACCGTCGTGTCGTTCGGGCTGGTGTGCGCGGTCGGTCTCGCGCTGGCGCCCGCGACGGCGAAGCAGCGGGCCTGGGCGCTGGCCTGCTCGGCGCTGCTGGTGCTGCCTCTGGCGGTGTCGTTCAGCCGGGGCGCGTGGATCGCCACGGCCGCCGCGTGCGGACTCCAGGTGGTGCTGGCCGGGCTGCGGCGGGCGGTGGTGGTCTTCGCGGCCGTCGCCGCCGTGTGTGTGGTCCTCGTCGGCGGGCTCGGTATCGGGTCCGCGATGCTGCAGGACCGGATCAGCAGCATCACCCAGGTGGCCGACGCGCCGGACCAGTCGGTCATCGACCGGTACACCATGTGGGCCGCCGCCGCCGACATGTGGCGCGAGCGGCCGCTGACCGGCGTCGGGCTGAAGGGCTTCCCCGAACACCGCGACGGCCACGCCTCGCTGGCGCTCTCCTCCGGCAGCGACATCGCCGGCGCCGGGACCACGTACCAGAAGCAGCCGCTGCTCTCGCCGCACAACATGTACCTGCTGGTCCTGAGTGAGCAGGGTCTGATCGGCCTCCTGACGCTGGCGGGGAGCTGGCTGGCGCTGGCGGTGTGCGGGGTGCGGAACCTCGCGCGGGTCCGGCGCGGCGACGGAACCGGCGGGCTCGACTGCGGGCTCGCCGCATGTGGGCTGATCGTCTGGGTGCTGGTGGACTTCGTGTACGCGGACATCGGCGGACCGACGACCGTGCTGACGGCCGTGTGCTTCGGGCTGGTGGCGTGGTGGGCGCTGGCGGACCGGACCGCCACGGGTGCCGCTCCGGTCGGGGCCGTCGCGTCCCGCGTACCGGAGGAGGCCGGGGCGCGATGA
- a CDS encoding lipid II flippase MurJ encodes MTTTPPLPPQQPPPQPSASDAVGPPPPAPHPVGPSVPGARAADLSEVAPPTGRFLAKATLVTAALTAAAALLGLGRDQSLSYLFGAGRETDAFLVAWTVPEFAATLLIEDGMAFVLVPAFSVAVARRARGGAGDPVRTLVASTLPRLTLAFAAAAVLLVLGAPYLVQTLAPGLPNPRLAVDCTRLTGTCVLTFGLAGYCSAALRAHRRFVAPAAIYVAYNVGIITAMFVLGGRWGVRAAAVGVAVGGVLMILTQLPSLLRQLRRKERAPQEAAALEAADSARPVELTLITTVLLFALCRQSQVLIERFLASTLPAGAISHLNYAQKVAQIPMTFSLMLCTVTLPVVAQAMAEGDTERARSRVEKDLALVSCIVLLGAAAIFACGPQMIELLFQRGAFTAQDTAATAAVMRVYALGLLGHALVSALVRSYFSAGRPTWYPLAAMAAGIVATSWIGAATVGSWGVLGIAAANATGITLTALLLLYGMGGRAVPIRIRQVVTEMSRPVRAAVAAGAVGMYCADRIDSPVLGLAVGGAVVAFVFVLLASAMGASGVTPALRSVTRRLPHVRNR; translated from the coding sequence ATGACGACGACGCCTCCTCTGCCCCCGCAGCAGCCACCCCCTCAGCCGTCGGCCTCCGATGCCGTCGGTCCCCCGCCACCCGCCCCCCACCCCGTCGGCCCCTCGGTGCCCGGCGCGCGCGCCGCCGACCTCTCCGAGGTCGCGCCGCCCACGGGACGGTTCCTCGCGAAGGCGACGCTCGTCACGGCGGCACTCACGGCGGCCGCCGCGCTGCTCGGGCTCGGCCGGGACCAGTCGCTGTCGTACCTGTTCGGGGCCGGCCGCGAGACGGACGCCTTCCTGGTGGCCTGGACGGTGCCGGAGTTCGCGGCGACGCTGCTGATCGAGGACGGCATGGCGTTCGTGCTGGTGCCCGCGTTCAGTGTGGCCGTGGCCCGCCGGGCCCGGGGCGGCGCGGGCGACCCCGTCCGTACCCTGGTCGCCTCGACGCTGCCCCGGCTGACACTGGCCTTCGCGGCGGCGGCCGTACTCCTCGTCCTCGGCGCGCCCTACCTCGTCCAGACCCTCGCCCCCGGGCTGCCCAACCCCCGGCTGGCCGTCGACTGCACCCGGCTGACCGGCACGTGTGTCCTCACCTTCGGCCTGGCCGGCTACTGCAGCGCGGCCCTGCGCGCCCACCGCCGGTTCGTGGCGCCCGCGGCGATCTACGTGGCGTACAACGTCGGGATCATCACGGCGATGTTCGTGCTCGGCGGGCGCTGGGGGGTGCGCGCGGCGGCCGTGGGCGTGGCGGTGGGCGGCGTGTTGATGATTCTCACCCAACTCCCGTCCCTGCTACGACAGTTGCGCAGAAAAGAGCGGGCTCCGCAGGAGGCGGCGGCCCTGGAGGCCGCCGACAGTGCCCGTCCCGTCGAGCTCACCCTCATCACCACCGTCCTGCTCTTCGCGCTCTGCCGCCAGTCCCAGGTCCTCATCGAGCGCTTCCTCGCCTCGACGCTGCCCGCCGGGGCCATCTCGCATCTCAACTACGCGCAGAAGGTGGCCCAGATCCCGATGACGTTCTCGCTGATGCTGTGCACCGTCACCCTCCCGGTGGTGGCGCAGGCGATGGCGGAGGGCGACACCGAGCGGGCCCGCAGCCGGGTGGAGAAGGACCTCGCGCTGGTGTCGTGCATCGTGCTGCTCGGCGCGGCGGCGATCTTCGCGTGCGGACCGCAGATGATCGAACTGCTCTTCCAGCGCGGCGCGTTCACCGCGCAGGACACCGCCGCCACCGCCGCCGTGATGCGGGTGTACGCCCTCGGGCTGCTCGGCCACGCCCTGGTGAGCGCGCTGGTCCGCTCGTACTTCTCGGCGGGCCGGCCCACCTGGTACCCCCTGGCCGCGATGGCCGCCGGAATCGTCGCGACCTCGTGGATCGGCGCGGCCACCGTCGGCTCCTGGGGCGTCCTCGGCATCGCCGCCGCCAACGCCACCGGCATCACCCTCACCGCCCTGCTCCTGCTGTACGGCATGGGCGGCCGGGCGGTGCCGATCCGTATCCGGCAGGTGGTGACCGAGATGAGCCGGCCGGTACGGGCGGCCGTGGCCGCGGGCGCGGTGGGGATGTACTGCGCCGACCGGATCGACTCGCCCGTCCTCGGCCTCGCCGTCGGCGGCGCGGTCGTCGCCTTCGTCTTCGTCCTGCTGGCCTCGGCCATGGGCGCCTCCGGCGTCACCCCCGCTCTCCGTTCCGTCACACGAAGGCTGCCGCATGTCCGTAACCGCTGA
- a CDS encoding polysaccharide deacetylase family protein: MSVTAEPRPTTTATPLWVAMYHSVGDCSDDPYRITVSPDRLDAQLGWLRRRGLRGVGMAELLAARARGEGRGLVGLTFDDGYVDFVDTALPLLRAHGCGATLFVLPGRLGGENAWDPLGPRKPLLDKQGIRVAAGTEGIEIGSHGLTHVDLTRADDETLRAETVDSRTLLSELTGAPVQGFCYPYGTLDQRAVDAVRDAGYAYACAIDPGPLSGPYALPRVHIGEEDTALRLLLKRKLHRLRRRPVEGV; encoded by the coding sequence ATGTCCGTAACCGCTGAACCCAGACCGACGACCACCGCCACCCCCCTCTGGGTGGCCATGTACCACTCGGTGGGCGACTGCTCCGACGACCCGTACCGCATCACCGTCTCGCCCGACCGCCTCGACGCCCAGCTCGGCTGGCTGCGGCGGCGCGGGCTGCGCGGGGTCGGCATGGCCGAGCTGCTCGCCGCCCGCGCCCGGGGCGAGGGCCGGGGCCTGGTGGGGCTGACCTTCGACGACGGGTACGTGGACTTCGTCGACACCGCGCTGCCGCTGCTGCGGGCGCACGGCTGCGGTGCCACGCTCTTCGTGCTGCCGGGGCGGCTCGGCGGCGAGAACGCCTGGGACCCGCTGGGCCCGCGCAAGCCCCTCCTCGACAAGCAGGGCATCCGGGTGGCCGCCGGGACGGAGGGCATCGAGATCGGCTCGCACGGGCTGACCCATGTCGACCTCACCCGGGCGGACGACGAGACCCTGCGCGCCGAGACCGTCGACAGCAGGACACTGCTCTCGGAGCTGACCGGCGCTCCCGTCCAGGGCTTCTGCTACCCGTACGGCACGCTCGACCAGCGCGCCGTCGACGCCGTACGGGACGCCGGGTACGCGTACGCCTGCGCCATCGACCCCGGCCCGCTGAGCGGCCCGTACGCGCTGCCCCGCGTGCACATCGGCGAGGAGGACACGGCCCTGCGGCTGTTGCTGAAGCGGAAGCTGCACCGGCTGCGCAGGCGTCCCGTCGAGGGGGTCTGA
- a CDS encoding glycosyltransferase translates to MKALHIITGLGVGGAEQQLRLLLRHLPVACDVVTLTNPGPVADGLTADGVRVTHLAMGGNRDLAALPRLVRLIRRGGYDLVHTHLYRACVYGRIAARLAGVRAVVATEHSLGDSQMEGRRLSAGVRALYLASERLGRSTVAVSPTVADRLKRWGVPAARIELVPNGIDLAGFRFDPDLRELTRRRLGLPEDAYVVGGVGRLAASKRFDVLVRALGQLPDECWLLIVGGGPEESVLRRAAQRAGVADRVLLTGARPAAGAPGADLPSLMNAMDVLASPSAEEAFGLAVVEAMASGLPVLYVSCPAIEDLPPDASAGARRVQGGAESFVRALLDLRTQGPRSRAVPAAAQHYCITRSAAQLMDVYAAAVSSTPSPTPPLGVSSA, encoded by the coding sequence GTGAAGGCGCTGCACATCATCACCGGTCTGGGTGTCGGCGGCGCGGAGCAGCAACTGCGGCTGCTGCTGCGCCACCTGCCGGTCGCCTGCGACGTGGTGACACTCACCAACCCGGGCCCGGTCGCCGACGGTCTCACCGCCGACGGGGTCCGCGTCACCCACCTCGCCATGGGCGGCAACCGCGACCTCGCCGCGCTCCCCCGCCTGGTGCGGCTGATCCGCAGGGGCGGCTACGACCTCGTCCACACCCACCTCTACCGGGCCTGCGTCTACGGCCGGATCGCCGCCCGGCTGGCGGGGGTCCGGGCGGTCGTCGCCACCGAGCACTCCCTGGGCGACTCGCAGATGGAGGGGCGTCGGCTGTCCGCCGGAGTGCGCGCCCTGTACCTCGCCAGTGAGCGCCTCGGCCGTTCCACGGTCGCCGTCTCGCCGACCGTCGCCGACCGGCTGAAGCGCTGGGGTGTGCCGGCCGCCCGTATCGAGCTCGTCCCCAACGGCATCGACCTCGCCGGTTTCCGCTTCGACCCGGACCTGCGCGAGCTGACCCGACGGCGGCTCGGGCTGCCGGAGGACGCGTACGTCGTCGGCGGCGTCGGACGGCTCGCGGCGAGCAAGCGGTTCGACGTGCTGGTCCGGGCGCTGGGCCAACTGCCCGACGAGTGCTGGCTGTTGATCGTCGGCGGTGGCCCGGAGGAGAGTGTGCTGCGGCGGGCCGCCCAGCGGGCCGGGGTCGCCGACCGGGTGCTCCTCACCGGGGCACGACCGGCCGCGGGCGCCCCCGGCGCGGATCTGCCCTCCCTGATGAACGCCATGGACGTGCTCGCCTCGCCCAGCGCCGAGGAGGCCTTCGGGCTCGCGGTGGTGGAGGCGATGGCCTCCGGGCTGCCCGTGCTCTATGTCTCCTGCCCGGCGATCGAGGACCTGCCGCCGGACGCGAGCGCCGGCGCCCGCCGCGTCCAGGGGGGCGCGGAGTCGTTCGTACGCGCCCTGCTGGACCTCCGCACGCAGGGCCCGCGCTCCCGAGCCGTCCCTGCCGCCGCCCAGCACTACTGCATCACCCGCAGCGCCGCCCAGCTCATGGACGTGTACGCGGCCGCCGTCTCCAGCACGCCCTCGCCAACCCCGCCCCTGGGAGTGAGTTCCGCATGA
- a CDS encoding YveK family protein, giving the protein MTDTSHRGPAHGVRTRSLPSWSLLAAGALLGGAAGGAYGVVKAPVYTATSYVVVVPTEGSDTQSALGFAQAYGRVATQVAVLGDAQVWAGVPIGTLRKSVRTATSPDAPMVAVSATSSRPDLAADMANAVTRALTRHANDSERLTRVELRQFARATRPTEASSASPTVTGLVGAAAGGLLGGLALLVRPRRTPQVPPAASVPGPALAADTHGQL; this is encoded by the coding sequence ATGACCGACACTTCTCACCGTGGACCGGCTCACGGCGTCCGCACCAGGTCCCTGCCCTCCTGGTCCCTGCTCGCCGCCGGTGCGCTGCTGGGCGGGGCGGCCGGGGGCGCGTACGGCGTGGTGAAGGCGCCCGTCTACACCGCCACCAGCTATGTCGTCGTCGTGCCCACCGAGGGATCGGACACCCAGTCGGCGCTCGGTTTCGCGCAGGCGTACGGGCGGGTGGCGACGCAGGTCGCGGTGCTCGGGGACGCCCAGGTGTGGGCGGGGGTGCCGATCGGGACGCTGAGGAAGAGCGTGCGGACGGCGACCTCGCCGGACGCGCCGATGGTCGCCGTGTCCGCCACCTCCTCACGCCCGGACCTCGCCGCCGACATGGCCAACGCCGTCACGCGGGCGCTGACCCGGCACGCGAACGACTCCGAGAGGTTGACGCGCGTCGAGCTGCGGCAGTTCGCCCGTGCGACCAGGCCGACCGAGGCGTCCTCGGCGTCGCCGACGGTCACCGGTCTGGTGGGTGCCGCGGCCGGCGGGCTCCTCGGCGGGCTGGCCCTGCTGGTCCGGCCCCGGCGCACCCCCCAGGTCCCGCCCGCGGCCTCCGTACCCGGCCCCGCTCTCGCCGCCGACACCCACGGACAGCTGTGA
- a CDS encoding GNAT family N-acetyltransferase translates to MTSTLHTGTRTTLRAELCTDEDEFAELAGPWDRLYRRCGAATPFQSHAWLHSWWLSYGTPGRLRLVLVRDGAELRAVAPLLLVRHPVPALVPLGCPISDFADVIVDDEYADQASDALAEGLSAAARTALIDFREVRPGAAVERIYDRWRGPRRKVADSVCLELPAQPMDELLKRLPSSRAQRVRAKLRKLGDLGIEPRAVRAEEVDSALRTMLDLHRLQWQDRKVTTEHMRPRFSEHLARSVEPMVRSGDAVVTEFRLGGDVLAVDVTLLSRRLAGGYLYGAHPRLRERKADVATMLLNACAGQVGAGSHQVLSLLRGAEPYKLRWRPDTVVNQRLLLARRRTAPLLSAVAYDAAARLRGKELIRRWRARKDPEQNRDRGEQPERKEPGGGGR, encoded by the coding sequence GTGACCAGCACACTGCACACGGGGACGAGAACCACCCTGCGTGCCGAACTCTGCACCGACGAGGACGAGTTCGCCGAGCTGGCGGGGCCCTGGGACCGCCTGTACCGGCGATGCGGCGCGGCCACACCGTTCCAGAGCCACGCCTGGCTGCACTCCTGGTGGCTGTCGTACGGCACCCCCGGCAGACTCCGGCTGGTCCTCGTCCGCGACGGTGCCGAGCTGCGCGCGGTCGCTCCGCTGCTGCTCGTACGGCATCCGGTCCCCGCCCTTGTCCCGCTCGGCTGCCCGATCTCCGACTTCGCGGACGTGATCGTCGACGACGAGTACGCCGATCAGGCGTCGGACGCGCTCGCCGAGGGGCTGTCGGCCGCCGCCCGGACCGCGCTGATCGACTTCCGTGAGGTACGACCGGGGGCCGCCGTCGAACGGATCTACGACCGCTGGCGCGGTCCGCGCCGCAAGGTGGCCGACTCCGTCTGTCTGGAGCTGCCCGCCCAGCCCATGGACGAGCTGCTCAAGCGGCTGCCCAGCTCCCGGGCCCAGCGGGTGCGCGCCAAGCTCCGCAAGCTCGGCGACCTCGGTATCGAACCGCGTGCCGTACGCGCCGAAGAGGTGGACTCGGCCCTGCGGACCATGCTGGATCTGCACCGCCTCCAGTGGCAGGACCGCAAGGTGACCACCGAGCACATGCGGCCCCGCTTCTCCGAGCATCTGGCCCGCTCGGTCGAGCCGATGGTGCGCTCGGGAGACGCCGTGGTGACCGAGTTCCGGCTGGGCGGCGACGTCCTGGCCGTCGACGTCACCCTGCTGTCGCGCCGACTGGCGGGTGGATACCTCTACGGCGCCCATCCGCGCCTGCGCGAACGCAAGGCGGACGTCGCCACCATGCTGCTCAACGCCTGCGCCGGGCAGGTCGGCGCGGGCTCCCACCAGGTGCTGAGCCTGCTGCGGGGGGCCGAGCCGTACAAGCTGCGCTGGCGCCCGGACACCGTTGTCAACCAGCGGCTGCTGCTCGCCCGCCGCCGCACCGCGCCGCTCCTGTCGGCGGTCGCCTACGACGCGGCGGCCCGCCTCCGCGGCAAGGAACTGATCCGCCGGTGGCGGGCGCGGAAGGACCCCGAGCAGAACCGGGATCGAGGGGAACAGCCGGAGCGGAAGGAACCCGGTGGCGGCGGGCGGTGA
- a CDS encoding glycoside hydrolase family 26 protein — MAPHQRRPGHRRPRNRRLALVAAGVVASFALAAVPVYAMGARAVVRATDPPAPVVPAVPAAPTVPAAPTVPAAPTVPAAPTVPAAPAAVTPVPVTQAPVPTVPTAPAAPSASVPPPGTSPVPAAPSETAKRPEQSPAIGAYLHYGPRGVARIAELSDWLGGSDLRVAHTYLPGDRWSNIEGLPGFLDSWAEWRLDEDDRMFVLNVPMMERNEEGVSDREVRALLARAAAGEFDHHYRRLAQRLVELKIPDTVIVLGWEMNGITYTHRCGPDPESWKKYWNRIVTTMRAVPGQKFKFDWTPNRGRDAVPWTQCYPGDDTVDIIGMDSYDQPRGITFDEQVKEPYGLQAHVDFAKAHKKPISYAEWGLFRNGDNPEYMRRMLAWMDEHKPLYNTLTDYCPHGVWQCASNPNAAQVYRSMLFGRDATGTPKPTPTPTPKPAPTTPVRPNCSPLELGDWVEYWIGGKLCIRTDWWARYR; from the coding sequence ATGGCTCCACATCAGCGGCGGCCCGGGCACAGGAGGCCCCGCAACAGACGGCTGGCGCTCGTCGCGGCCGGCGTGGTCGCGTCGTTCGCCCTCGCGGCGGTCCCTGTGTACGCCATGGGTGCGCGGGCGGTGGTCCGGGCGACCGACCCACCGGCACCGGTCGTTCCGGCGGTCCCGGCGGCACCCACGGTCCCGGCGGCACCCACGGTCCCGGCCGCACCCACGGTCCCGGCCGCACCCACGGTCCCGGCGGCACCCGCCGCCGTGACCCCGGTGCCGGTCACCCAGGCGCCCGTCCCCACCGTGCCGACGGCACCGGCCGCACCGAGCGCATCCGTCCCGCCGCCGGGCACCTCGCCCGTACCGGCCGCTCCTTCCGAGACCGCGAAGCGTCCCGAGCAGTCGCCGGCCATCGGCGCCTACCTGCACTACGGGCCCCGCGGCGTCGCCCGGATCGCCGAGCTGAGCGACTGGCTGGGCGGTTCCGACCTGCGGGTGGCGCACACCTACCTGCCGGGCGACCGCTGGTCCAACATCGAGGGCCTGCCCGGCTTCCTGGACTCCTGGGCGGAATGGCGGCTGGACGAGGACGACCGGATGTTCGTCCTCAACGTGCCCATGATGGAGCGCAACGAGGAGGGCGTCTCCGACCGGGAGGTCCGCGCGCTGCTGGCCCGCGCCGCCGCCGGCGAGTTCGACCACCACTACCGTCGGCTCGCGCAGCGGCTGGTCGAGTTGAAGATCCCGGACACGGTGATCGTGCTCGGCTGGGAGATGAACGGCATCACGTACACCCATCGCTGCGGACCCGACCCGGAGAGCTGGAAGAAGTACTGGAACAGGATCGTCACCACGATGCGCGCGGTGCCGGGCCAGAAATTCAAGTTCGACTGGACCCCGAACAGGGGCCGGGACGCGGTTCCCTGGACGCAGTGTTATCCGGGGGACGACACGGTCGACATCATCGGCATGGACTCCTACGACCAGCCGCGCGGAATCACCTTCGACGAGCAGGTGAAGGAACCGTACGGCCTGCAGGCACACGTCGATTTCGCGAAGGCGCACAAGAAGCCCATCTCATATGCGGAGTGGGGACTCTTCCGCAACGGCGACAACCCGGAGTACATGAGGCGCATGCTCGCCTGGATGGACGAGCACAAACCGCTCTACAACACGCTCACGGACTACTGCCCGCACGGCGTCTGGCAGTGTGCGAGCAACCCGAACGCGGCGCAGGTGTACCGGTCGATGCTCTTCGGCCGCGACGCGACCGGGACCCCGAAGCCGACTCCCACGCCCACGCCCAAGCCGGCTCCCACCACGCCCGTACGTCCGAACTGCTCGCCGCTGGAACTGGGTGACTGGGTGGAGTACTGGATCGGCGGGAAGCTCTGCATCCGCACGGACTGGTGGGCGCGCTACCGGTGA